The sequence AGACCTCAAGAATAAAGCCACGGTCGTAGATGAAAAACTCAAGGCCTTGCTCGCCGAACGGGCAGAAGACGCGGCTCAAGTCGAAGTTTCCTCCCTCTCCAAATACGAGCGCATCCTCTCCAGTAAAAAAGATGCCGCTGTCGTCCCTATCGTCCATGGCACCACCTGCGGTGGCTGCCACATGAAAATCACCACCACCACCGTTCATGCCTCCAAATCCGAGACGGTCTTGGCCCAGTGCGAGAATTGCGGCCGGATCGTTTACTTTGACGAGTAACCAAACCCGGTAAAAGTAAATGCCCCCCACTCAGAGGGCAAAACGAGCATCCCTGATATTTTGCATGGACCCCATCAAACCATTTGCAACATCCGGATTCTCCCCCTATATTCATCAGTGAAGCACGCACTATCGCGTTCACGGGCCTGAAAGGGCTCGGGGATGAGGAAAGTCCGAACACCGTAGGGCGCCATGCCATGGAGAACACACGGGAACAGGTAGCGAAAGCCGCCTGTGACAGACAGTGCCACAGAAAATAAACCGCCCCGGTGAAAGCTGGGGTAAGGGTGAAAAGGCGGGGTAAGAGCCCACCGCTCCGTTAGTAATAACGGAGGCACGGAAAACCTCATGGGGTGCAAGACCAAATAGGGAGTCAGCCTTGGCGGCCCGCCAAGCAAAAAAGATTCCGGGTACTGGTCGCATTAGATAAATGATAGTGGCCGTTCCAAGGGAAACTGAGGGCGGAACAAAATTCGGCTTACAGGGCTTCACTTGACGCCCGCCCGTCTGAGGGAAATACCTCCGGGCGGGCTCACCTTTTCTTATTCAAAATGCTTCTCATAAATCTTGGAAGTTTTGGGAGCTTCTTACTTTGTATAAATCCACGGCACGGATGAGAGCAATTATCATTTACTGAATTTCACCCAGACTTGACGTGAACGGGGGCCGTCGAACTCACAGAAGTAGATGCCTTGCCATGTCCCGAGCTGGAGCTGGCCTGATTCGACAATAACGTGGGCACTACTTCCGACACAGGCTGCTTTCATGTGGGCGGCGGTATTGCCTTCGGCATGATCATAAGCCTCATCCTTCCAGGGCATCATTTTCTCAAAAAGATACTTCAAGTCATGCTGCACATCTGGGTCGGCATTCTCTTGGATCATGACCCCTGCTGTCGTGTGGGGGATAAAAATGGTGACGATCCCGTCTTCGAGCCCTGCCTTCGAGACCTCCTGTTGCACTAGCCGGGTCATATCGACAAATTGCGTGTGATCAGACGTATTCAGGGAGAGTCGTTTCATAGAAAATGATTTTAAAGGTAAACCCTGTCCATTTTCAAGGTATTCAAGGTCAAAGCTTCATTGCAAGTTGACCCGCCCACGATTATGCTTCCCGTCTATGAAATTACCGGAGATCGCTGTCCCGGGGGAGTCTATCCGTGTATCCCTCCAGCAAAAAATCGATTCAAAGACCAAACCTCCGGGTTCACTCGGAGAGCTCGAACAAATCGCCCTCCGCTTGGGAATGATCCAAGGGACACTTTCACCGCAAATTGCACAACCCTCCATTCTTGTTTTTGCGGGGGACCATGGTGTGAGCGCCAGCGGGGTGAGCCCCTACCCTGTCGAGGTGACACGGCAAATGGTCTTGAATTTCCTCGCCGGTGGTGCGGCGATTAATGCCTTCTGCAATTTGCACAAACTCGCATTCTCTGTCATAGATTGTGGTGTTAAAGGCGGGGAATTCCCCCCTCACCCAAATCTCATCTCTTCCCGCATGGGGGAAGGTACTCGGAATTTCCAGAATGAACCCGCCATGACTTATCCCGAGGCTGAAAAAGCGATTACCCAAGGCATCGAAATCGCCCGGGCGACTGCCGCAAAAGGGGCTAATACCATCGGATTTGGGGAAATGGGCATCGGAAATACATCCAGTAGCTCTGCCATTATGGCCACATTCACCGGTCTGCCACCGGCGGATTGTGTCGGCCGAGGAACGGGTCTCGATTCAGCCGGCATTTCACGTAAAGCCGGGATCATCTCCCTCACCCTCGAACGTATGGCGGCTACTGCCGACCCGGTGGAAATCCTCGCACAAGTCGGCGGTTTCGAGATCGCCCACATGGCCGGAGCCATGATCGGGGCTGCCAGCGCAAATTGCGCGGTGGTCGTGGACGGATTCGTCTCCACGGCGGCCTACCTCGTCGCCTATCATCTGAAACCCGAAATAAAGAACTTCGCTTTTTTCGCCCACTGCTCGGATGAGCGCGGACACCGCAAAATGCTGGAATTCCTCGATGTAACCCCTCTTCTCCAGCTCTCCATGAGACTCGGGGAAGGAACCGGTGCAGCACTGGCGATCCCCCTCCTCCAAGCAGCCTGCGCCTTTACGGAAAAAATGGCTTCATTCGACTCCGCCCATGTGAGCAAAAGCGAAGTAGAAACAACCTCTTGCCACTTAACGGATGAAGAAAACGGGAAGATGCCGATTTTATCTCAGGAGGCGCATCAGACATCATGAAAGACGAACTTAAAATATTCCTTTCGGCGGTCATGTTCTATACCCGGATTCCTGTTCCGTCCTGGGTGGGACACTCGGATGCCCAGCTCAATCAGGCAAGCCGGTATTTCCCCCTGATCGGGTGGATTGTGGGCGTTTGGTGCGCGCTCGTATTCTGGATCGCCGTCCAATTTGTCCCCCAGCAAATCGCTCTTGTCCTGAGTATAGTGGGCGGAATCCTATTGACCGGAGCCTTCCATGAAGACGGATTTACTGACATGTGCGACGGGTTCGGCGGCGGGTGGGAGAAAAGCCAAGTTCTCGGGATCATGAAAGATTCCCGTATCGGTGCCTACGGCGTCATCGCTATTATCCTGATGCTCGGACTGAAGTTTCTTTGTCTGAATGAACTACCCGCCCTATTAATCCCGCTTGTATTAATAGCAGGCCACGCCAGTAGCCGCTTGGTCACAGTCTCACTTTTGATTTCCTTGGATTACGTTCGAGACGATGCCTCGGGTAAGTCAAAGCCCTTAGGGACACACCTGAGCACCGGCAATTTCCTCATCGCCTGTATAGGGGGTCTCCTCCCTTTCCTGCTACTTCCCCATTTTTTTCTTTGGTTATTGATTCCCCTGATCATCTTCCAGCTTTTATTCTCCCGCTACCTTAAACACCGGATAGGAGGCTACACGGGCGACTGCTTGGGGGCATCGCAGCAAATTTCCGAGGTCATCTTTTATCTCGGTGCCGTTATCCTTTTATGACCATCATTCTTATCCGTCATACGCGGGTGAAAGTCGTCCCGGGACTTTGTTACGGCCAGAGCGATATTCCCATCGCTGACACTTTCGAGGAGGAATCCTGCACAATCTTGCGCAAATTGCACGGGTTCGACATTTTAAAGGCGGAAATCATCTCCAGCCCCTTATCCCGCTGCACAAGGCTGGCGGATAAAATATCAGCCCGTTACCGCACAGACTCTCGCCTGATGGAACTCGATTTCGGCGAATGGGAACTCCAAAGCTGGGACTCGGTCGACCGCCAAAAAAGCGATTATTGGATGGAAGATTTCGTCAACCGTCGTTGTCCACAGGGGGAATCTTATTCTGACATGGAAAACAGGGTGCAGGAATTCTTTCATCAATCCTTATCAGGGAAATCCGACCCCGTGATTCTCGTGACCCACTCCGGAGTCATCCGCATCTTCCATGCTTGGGCGAGCGGATGTCCTCTCAAGGATACTTTTAATCTCAAGGTGGAATATGGCGATATTTTCACCATCGAGTCAATAGATGGGCGATTAGGAAAATTCGAGAAGATCAATTAATCCGCATTGAAAGATACATGCCCATTTGAAAAAAAATTAAATTTCTTCAAGTGAAAGAATCAATTCAAAACTCAGACTCGCTCCAGGCTCAATCTGTGAAAGTTCTCCGGGACGTCCGAAGGAGTTGGGCAAATTGCTCCAGGGTTCAATACAGAAATAAGGGCTTTTCGGATCAGGTGCCCAAAGTGCGACATATTGCCGGTTTGAACCAAAACGCCACTGGACTTTGGTTGCAAGGCCACTGGTCTTATCCAGTAAACGCATGAATGGATAAGCAAATTGCGTGAAATAGCGGGTTCCACTGAAATCAGAGGCTATCATCACTTTCCCTCCATTAAAGGGTTCGGACCGATAATCGATCCAATCTTCTGATTTTTGGATTATCTCTGTGCAGTAAGGCATTTCGAGAAGCACATCATTCCTCTGTGACTGACTGGCAAGAGGCACTGACAAGTAAGGATGATAACCAAATGCCATAGGCATTTTCCCTGAAGAAAGGTTCTTCACTTTCACGTTTGTACTAAAGGCCCCATTGGTGACAGAAAAAGTGATTTGTGCCAAAAATTCAAAAGGGTAATCTGCGAGGGTTTCCGCTGTAGATCCGGCTTCCAAGGTCACCGAATCATCCGTTTGAGATACAACTTTAAAAACTTGTTTTCTCAGGAATCCGTGTTGAGGAAGATGGAATAGTTGATTACCCACCTCGTAGGCGTCTTTCTGGCTCTGAGCCATGACCCAACTGGGAAATGGGAAAAGTAGCGGGCTACCCCCCCGGATTTTGGTGGGATAAAGGGCCATTTCCTTAAAATCACGATGTAATACACTGACATCCTTGTGATTCGGTGTGGAGGCTACATAACTCAACCCCCAAGCTCCCATCATCGGAGCAATTTGCGCAACCGCACCCTTTCCGTCGGTAATTTCTATGATATCCGAGCTGAGTTCAGGAATGTGCAATTTGCGCGCCATAAGGATTATTTCCTCTTCTTTTTCATCGCTTGCGGATCCAGCAAAACGGTATAAAGGTATTTAAAACCTTCTAATTTGGCCCGATTGATTTTCTGTCCGATTTTAGCCTCGATAGCCCCGACATAGGGCTGCTCCTCAGCTGTAAATAAAGTCAGGGCATCCCCTTCAGCCTCAGCGCGTCCAGTCCGTCCAATGCGGTGTACATAATCCTCGGGGTTTTCCGGAACACTATAATTGATCACATGGCTAACGCCCGCAACGTCTAGACCACGGGCGGCAATATCCGTGGCGACCAAGACTTCATATTGTCCGCTCTTAAACCCATCGAGGGCTTCCACCCTTTCACGTTGGGAACGATCGGAATGGATCACTGTCACGGTGTGTTCACTCGACCCGAGACGGGCGGCGATCATATCCGCCTCGACCTTGGTCCGCGTAAAGACGATCACACTCTTGTAATCTGTTTTTTCAAGGATTTCCATGAGTAGTTCAAATTTCTGATCCTTGGCCACGGGATAAAGTGCATGGCTGATCGTCTCAGCAGGCCTAAAGGTACGAACCACTTCGATTCGTTTTGGATTATTCAAAATCCATGAAGCCAGACTTTCGATCTCCGGGGGGATCGTGGCCGAGAAAAGTAGTGTTTGGCGTTCCTTAGGCATTTGAGAAACGATACGTTTGACATCAGGAATAAAGCCCATGTCGAGCATACGATCCGCCTCGTCAATGACCAGATGCTGGATTTTATCGAGGAAAAGCTCTTTCTGCTCAAGTAAGTCAAGAAGACGACCAGGGGTAGCCACAACAATGTCCGGTTGATTTTGTAAGGCTTCACGTTGGATCCCATAGCCCACACCGCCGTAAAGGATCGCAATCCTTAGGCCTGTATACAGACTGTATTCCCTGAAAGAGTCTGCCACTTGGAGTGCGAGCTCGCGTGTGGGAGCCAACACGAGGATGCGTGTATGCCCTTGATCGTGATCACCAAGCTTCGTCACCAGTGGTAAGGAAAACGCCCCTGTTTTCCCGGTTCCTGTCTGGGCAGACCCGATCAAGTCGCCCCCTTCTAAAATAAGGGGAATCGCCTGTTCCTGGATCGGAGTGGGTTTGGAGTAACCCTTTTTCTGGGCAGCCTGGAGAACTTTTTCGCTCAGTCCCAGCGCTGCAAATGGTGAATCCCAATCGGTGGCAGGAGGTGGCTCGATAGGTTCAGCAGGGGCTTTGGGAACGACATATTCCTCTGTTTTCGGACGTGGCTTACGTTCGTCCGAATATCTTCCTTCACCCGAA comes from Verrucomicrobiota bacterium and encodes:
- a CDS encoding secondary thiamine-phosphate synthase enzyme YjbQ produces the protein MKRLSLNTSDHTQFVDMTRLVQQEVSKAGLEDGIVTIFIPHTTAGVMIQENADPDVQHDLKYLFEKMMPWKDEAYDHAEGNTAAHMKAACVGSSAHVIVESGQLQLGTWQGIYFCEFDGPRSRQVWVKFSK
- the cobT gene encoding nicotinate-nucleotide--dimethylbenzimidazole phosphoribosyltransferase, with protein sequence MKLPEIAVPGESIRVSLQQKIDSKTKPPGSLGELEQIALRLGMIQGTLSPQIAQPSILVFAGDHGVSASGVSPYPVEVTRQMVLNFLAGGAAINAFCNLHKLAFSVIDCGVKGGEFPPHPNLISSRMGEGTRNFQNEPAMTYPEAEKAITQGIEIARATAAKGANTIGFGEMGIGNTSSSSAIMATFTGLPPADCVGRGTGLDSAGISRKAGIISLTLERMAATADPVEILAQVGGFEIAHMAGAMIGAASANCAVVVDGFVSTAAYLVAYHLKPEIKNFAFFAHCSDERGHRKMLEFLDVTPLLQLSMRLGEGTGAALAIPLLQAACAFTEKMASFDSAHVSKSEVETTSCHLTDEENGKMPILSQEAHQTS
- a CDS encoding adenosylcobinamide-GDP ribazoletransferase → MKDELKIFLSAVMFYTRIPVPSWVGHSDAQLNQASRYFPLIGWIVGVWCALVFWIAVQFVPQQIALVLSIVGGILLTGAFHEDGFTDMCDGFGGGWEKSQVLGIMKDSRIGAYGVIAIILMLGLKFLCLNELPALLIPLVLIAGHASSRLVTVSLLISLDYVRDDASGKSKPLGTHLSTGNFLIACIGGLLPFLLLPHFFLWLLIPLIIFQLLFSRYLKHRIGGYTGDCLGASQQISEVIFYLGAVILL
- the cobC gene encoding alpha-ribazole phosphatase family protein encodes the protein MTIILIRHTRVKVVPGLCYGQSDIPIADTFEEESCTILRKLHGFDILKAEIISSPLSRCTRLADKISARYRTDSRLMELDFGEWELQSWDSVDRQKSDYWMEDFVNRRCPQGESYSDMENRVQEFFHQSLSGKSDPVILVTHSGVIRIFHAWASGCPLKDTFNLKVEYGDIFTIESIDGRLGKFEKIN
- a CDS encoding DEAD/DEAH box helicase; protein product: MLRKIIGKIFGKLKDKKKTEKQKAEVIIGTRSKVEPPPKGHSRHPVKSDKTSSPTYRGVERSDSTSRPPRSSSSHSRGSGSKSAGPRHQSGGAGRSGEGRYSDERKPRPKTEEYVVPKAPAEPIEPPPATDWDSPFAALGLSEKVLQAAQKKGYSKPTPIQEQAIPLILEGGDLIGSAQTGTGKTGAFSLPLVTKLGDHDQGHTRILVLAPTRELALQVADSFREYSLYTGLRIAILYGGVGYGIQREALQNQPDIVVATPGRLLDLLEQKELFLDKIQHLVIDEADRMLDMGFIPDVKRIVSQMPKERQTLLFSATIPPEIESLASWILNNPKRIEVVRTFRPAETISHALYPVAKDQKFELLMEILEKTDYKSVIVFTRTKVEADMIAARLGSSEHTVTVIHSDRSQRERVEALDGFKSGQYEVLVATDIAARGLDVAGVSHVINYSVPENPEDYVHRIGRTGRAEAEGDALTLFTAEEQPYVGAIEAKIGQKINRAKLEGFKYLYTVLLDPQAMKKKRK